The following coding sequences lie in one Phaenicophaeus curvirostris isolate KB17595 chromosome 5, BPBGC_Pcur_1.0, whole genome shotgun sequence genomic window:
- the HPS5 gene encoding BLOC-2 complex member HPS5 isoform X2 gives MASAPVIPDSYNHVLAEFECLDPLLSALRLDSSRLKCTCIAVSKRWLALGTSGGGLNLIQKDSWKQRLFLTHKEGAVSRVACCLHDEDYVAVATSQGVVVVWELNQERRGKPERIYVSSEHKGRKVTALCWDTAALRVFVGDHVGKVSAIKINTSKQGKAAATFVMFPVQIITTTDSRVVQLDYLDGRLLISSLTRTYLCDTERQKFWKIGNKERDGEFGACFFPVGKNSGNQQPLIYCARPGSRMWEVNFDGEVQSTHQFKQLLSSPPLPVVTLRMDPHYTSSSCSPQSFSFPRLLYLTEHCVMTWTERGIYIFLPQSVQVLLWSEVKDIQDIAVYKSELFCLHTNGKVVHLSLLLVDRCIERLMRRGFWTLSARVCCLFQNSVISCRARKNLPLDKMEHLKSQLDASNQQDLITQLEELISKLEPLDSASSSRRSSISSHESFSVLDSGIYRVISRRGSQSDEDSCSLHSQTLSEDERLKEFPAHQEDEQVELDNVSHASVTVEADRNETFLPFSIPLSFRSPSPLVSLQAVKESVSSFVRKTTEKIGTLHISPDTRGRQEAKDEEQLPELTVNLVAPPQEEKELEPQICQLPEEDHLRDLKAATAEAIARLQDPLVLLEPQRMRRVLQEWLGFLEEKFGSKEHPASPVKESKTQCAEEDRAVLEENLQLIPADGDLADKQQSGILEDCTEKQNTDETCVSKAMCENSTDVKGPLDCCFQVFPPCVIEPNVQKDLVELATLCFELRVFSCGSVETEESSDGSLPLAALWTLACGFMRSYFFLLDLKRLKRCIITMYANSPNVWETYIAGLKELTCHSPVALAMENEDMLKILRQLHDLGPWDDSPLLLVHAQRLYEKFGELALRPLIKFHPSILPSDIKQLCRNDPAHFLAYLDSLVKSKPEDKRSSLLRSLLQPESVRLDWLRLAVSHDAPQRMNTLDAEGNPRPRSHLFTWGYSQLILLLIKLPADFVTKEKMADICKSHGFWPGYLFLCLELDRRIEAFTSIAHLDDLNLLNGEDGSMPETIEEWKFLLHLAQNHSTAFCHCGPQNGNAVSNGGPSCPDCITVENVALLLAKAIGPNRALPLLQDCGLTLELSERFTDVCEILRIAEKRQRALIQSMLERCDRFLWSQQA, from the exons CCAAGGTGTTGTAGTAGTCTGGGAGCTGAATCAGGAACGTCGTGGGAAGCCAGAACGGATTTATGTTTCCTCTGAGCATAAAGGCAGAAAAGTcacagctctgtgctgggaTACAGCTGCCCTTCGAGTTTTTGTAGGTGATCATGTGGGAAAAGTATCGGCCATCAAGATTAACACTTCGAAACAAGGGAAG GCTGCTGCTACTTTTGTGATGTTTCCTGTTCAGATTATAACCACCACAGATTCTCGGGTTGTTCAGCTTGATTATTTGGATGGAAGACTTCTCATATCTTCACTTACACGCACTTATTTGTGTGATACTGAGAGGCAA AAGTTCTGGAAAATTGGTAATaaagagagagatggagaattTGGAGCATGCTTCTTCCCTGTTGGAAAAAACAGTGGGAATCAGCAGCCATTAATATATTGTGCTCGACCTGGCTCAAGGATGTGGGAGGTGAACTTTGATGGGGAAGTGCAAAGCACACATCAGTTCAAGCAGCTGCTCTCATCACCACCTCTTCCTGTTGTCACTCTCAG GATGGATCCTCATTATACAAGTTCCAGCTGCTCTCCAcaatctttctctttccccaggCTACTGTATTTAAC TGAGCACTGTGTGATGACCTGGACAGAGAGaggcatttatatttttcttccccaaagtgTTCAAGTCTTACTGTGGAGTGAAGTAAAAG ATATTCAGGATATTGCAGTTTACAAAAGTGAGTTGTTCTGTCTGCATACAAATGGAAAAGTTGTGCACCTCTCCCTCTTGCTGGTGGACCGCTGCATAGAGCGTCTGATGAGAAGAGGGTTCTGGACCCTCTCTGCCAGGGTCTGTTGTCTCTTCCAAAATTCAGTTATTTCTTGCAGA GCAAGAAAAAATTTGCCTCTAGACAAGATGGAGCACTTGAAGTCTCAACTGGATGCCTCAAACCAACAAGATCTCATTACACAACTGGAAGAACTAATTTCAAAGTTAGAACCTTTAGATTCTGCAAGCAGCAGTAGAAGGAGCAGTATTTCATCTCAT GAAAGTTTCAGTGTCTTAGACTCTGGAATATATCGTGTTATCAGTCGAAGAGGCAGTCAGTCAGATGAAGATTCGTGTTCTCTCCACAGTCAAACGCTCTCAGAAGATGAGAGACTTAAAGAATTTCCTGCACACCAGGAAGATGAGCAAGTAGAActtg ACAATGTATCTCATGCATCTGTGACGGTTGAGGCTGACCGGAATGAGACATTTCTCCCATTCAGTATTCCTTTGTCATTTCGTTCCCCATCTCCTCTCGTCTCTCTCCAAGCTGTCAAGGAAAG TGTTTCCAGCTTTGTACGCAAAACTACTGAAAAGATTGGCACACTTCATATAAGCCCTGACACTAGAGGGAGGCAGGAAGCAAAGGATGAGGAACAGCTGCCGGAATTGACTGTTAATCTGGTAGCACCTccacaggaagagaaaga GTTAGAACCACAGATCTGCCAGCTTCCAGAGGAAGACCATCTGAGAGATCTCAAGGCTGCAACAGCAGAAGCTAT AGCCAGACTCCAGGATCCCCTGGTTTTGTTAGAACCACAGCGTATGAGAAGGGTTTTACAGGAATGGCTTGGCTTTCTGGAAGAGAAGTTTGGCAGCAAAGAGCATCCTGCTTCCCCTGTTAAGGAAAGCAAGACTCAGTGTGCTGAAGAAGACAGGGCAGTCCTGGAGGAAAACCTGCAACTGATTCCAGCTGATGGAGACCTAGCAGACAAACAACAGAGTGGTATCTTGGAAGACtgcactgaaaagcaaaatacgGATGAAACTTGTGTAAGCAAAGCCATGTGTGAAAATAGTACTGATGTGAAGGGACCTTTGGACTGCTGCTTTCAAGTGTTTCCTCCATGTGTCATAGAACCAAATGTTCAGAAAGATCTTGTTGAGTTGGCCACACTGTGTTTTGAGCTGCGTGTATTTTCTTGTGGAAGTGTTGAGACGGAAGAAAGCTCTGATGGAAGTCTGCCCCTAGCAGCTTTGTGGACCTTGGCTTGTGGGTTTATGCGAAGCTACTTCTTTCTTTTGGATTTAAAAAGGCTAAAGCGATGTATTATAACCATGTATGCAAACAGCCCTAATGTATGGGAAACATACATCGCAGGATTGAAAG AACTAACTTGTCACAGTCCAGTGGCTTTAGCAATGGAAAATGAAGATATGTTGAAAATACTGAGGCAGCTGCATGACCTGGGGCCTTGGGATGATAGCCCACTGTTACTCGTACATGCTCAAAG GCTTTATGAAAAATTCGGGGAACTAGCTCTTCGGCCCTTGATCAAGTTCCATCCTTCTATTTTGCCTTCTGATATCAAACAGCTTTGCAGGAACGATCCTGCTCACTTTCTAGCATATTTAGATAGTCTGGTGAAATCAAAGCCAGAGGATAAAAG gtCATCTCTCCTTAGATCTCTTCTGCAGCCTGAATCTGTACGACTGGATTGGTTGCGTTTGGCAGTTTCTCATGATGCGCCACAAAGAATGAATActttggatgcagaaggaaatcCCAG GCCACGATCGCATTTGTTTACTTGGGGCTACAGCCAGCTCATTCTGCTTTTGATTAAACTCCCAGCTGATTTTGTTACAAAAGAGAAGATGGCTGACATCTGTAAATCACATGG ATTTTGGCCTGGatatctttttctctgtctggAGCTTGATAGAAGAATAGAAGCCTTCACCAGTATTGCTCATTTGGATGATTTGAACCTGTTGAATGGAGAAGATG GTTCCATGCCAGAGACCATAGAAGAATGGAAGTTTCTTCTGCATCTTGCACAAAATCACAGCACAGCTTTCTGCCACTGTGGCCCACAGAATGGGAATGCTGTCAGCAATGGTGGCCCGAGCTGCCCGGACTGCATCACTGTGGAGAATGTAGCTCTCTTGCTGGCAAAGGCCATTGGCCCAAATCGTGCCTTGCCGCTCCTGCAGGACTGTGGCTTGACACTAGAATTGTCTGAGAGATTTACTGATGTCTGTGAGATACtgagaattgctgagaaaagGCAAAG AGCACTGATTCAGTCCATGTTGGAAAGGTGTGACCGATTTTTGTGGTCTCAGCAAGCATAG
- the HPS5 gene encoding BLOC-2 complex member HPS5 isoform X1: MASAPVIPDSYNHVLAEFECLDPLLSALRLDSSRLKCTCIAVSKRWLALGTSGGGLNLIQKDSWKQRLFLTHKEGAVSRVACCLHDEDYVAVATSQGVVVVWELNQERRGKPERIYVSSEHKGRKVTALCWDTAALRVFVGDHVGKVSAIKINTSKQGKAAATFVMFPVQIITTTDSRVVQLDYLDGRLLISSLTRTYLCDTEREKFWKIGNKERDGEFGACFFPVGKNSGNQQPLIYCARPGSRMWEVNFDGEVQSTHQFKQLLSSPPLPVVTLRMDPHYTSSSCSPQSFSFPRLLYLTEHCVMTWTERGIYIFLPQSVQVLLWSEVKDIQDIAVYKSELFCLHTNGKVVHLSLLLVDRCIERLMRRGFWTLSARVCCLFQNSVISCRARKNLPLDKMEHLKSQLDASNQQDLITQLEELISKLEPLDSASSSRRSSISSHESFSVLDSGIYRVISRRGSQSDEDSCSLHSQTLSEDERLKEFPAHQEDEQVELDNVSHASVTVEADRNETFLPFSIPLSFRSPSPLVSLQAVKESVSSFVRKTTEKIGTLHISPDTRGRQEAKDEEQLPELTVNLVAPPQEEKELEPQICQLPEEDHLRDLKAATAEAIARLQDPLVLLEPQRMRRVLQEWLGFLEEKFGSKEHPASPVKESKTQCAEEDRAVLEENLQLIPADGDLADKQQSGILEDCTEKQNTDETCVSKAMCENSTDVKGPLDCCFQVFPPCVIEPNVQKDLVELATLCFELRVFSCGSVETEESSDGSLPLAALWTLACGFMRSYFFLLDLKRLKRCIITMYANSPNVWETYIAGLKELTCHSPVALAMENEDMLKILRQLHDLGPWDDSPLLLVHAQRLYEKFGELALRPLIKFHPSILPSDIKQLCRNDPAHFLAYLDSLVKSKPEDKRSSLLRSLLQPESVRLDWLRLAVSHDAPQRMNTLDAEGNPRPRSHLFTWGYSQLILLLIKLPADFVTKEKMADICKSHGFWPGYLFLCLELDRRIEAFTSIAHLDDLNLLNGEDGSMPETIEEWKFLLHLAQNHSTAFCHCGPQNGNAVSNGGPSCPDCITVENVALLLAKAIGPNRALPLLQDCGLTLELSERFTDVCEILRIAEKRQRALIQSMLERCDRFLWSQQA; the protein is encoded by the exons CCAAGGTGTTGTAGTAGTCTGGGAGCTGAATCAGGAACGTCGTGGGAAGCCAGAACGGATTTATGTTTCCTCTGAGCATAAAGGCAGAAAAGTcacagctctgtgctgggaTACAGCTGCCCTTCGAGTTTTTGTAGGTGATCATGTGGGAAAAGTATCGGCCATCAAGATTAACACTTCGAAACAAGGGAAG GCTGCTGCTACTTTTGTGATGTTTCCTGTTCAGATTATAACCACCACAGATTCTCGGGTTGTTCAGCTTGATTATTTGGATGGAAGACTTCTCATATCTTCACTTACACGCACTTATTTGTGTGATACTGAGAG AGAGAAGTTCTGGAAAATTGGTAATaaagagagagatggagaattTGGAGCATGCTTCTTCCCTGTTGGAAAAAACAGTGGGAATCAGCAGCCATTAATATATTGTGCTCGACCTGGCTCAAGGATGTGGGAGGTGAACTTTGATGGGGAAGTGCAAAGCACACATCAGTTCAAGCAGCTGCTCTCATCACCACCTCTTCCTGTTGTCACTCTCAG GATGGATCCTCATTATACAAGTTCCAGCTGCTCTCCAcaatctttctctttccccaggCTACTGTATTTAAC TGAGCACTGTGTGATGACCTGGACAGAGAGaggcatttatatttttcttccccaaagtgTTCAAGTCTTACTGTGGAGTGAAGTAAAAG ATATTCAGGATATTGCAGTTTACAAAAGTGAGTTGTTCTGTCTGCATACAAATGGAAAAGTTGTGCACCTCTCCCTCTTGCTGGTGGACCGCTGCATAGAGCGTCTGATGAGAAGAGGGTTCTGGACCCTCTCTGCCAGGGTCTGTTGTCTCTTCCAAAATTCAGTTATTTCTTGCAGA GCAAGAAAAAATTTGCCTCTAGACAAGATGGAGCACTTGAAGTCTCAACTGGATGCCTCAAACCAACAAGATCTCATTACACAACTGGAAGAACTAATTTCAAAGTTAGAACCTTTAGATTCTGCAAGCAGCAGTAGAAGGAGCAGTATTTCATCTCAT GAAAGTTTCAGTGTCTTAGACTCTGGAATATATCGTGTTATCAGTCGAAGAGGCAGTCAGTCAGATGAAGATTCGTGTTCTCTCCACAGTCAAACGCTCTCAGAAGATGAGAGACTTAAAGAATTTCCTGCACACCAGGAAGATGAGCAAGTAGAActtg ACAATGTATCTCATGCATCTGTGACGGTTGAGGCTGACCGGAATGAGACATTTCTCCCATTCAGTATTCCTTTGTCATTTCGTTCCCCATCTCCTCTCGTCTCTCTCCAAGCTGTCAAGGAAAG TGTTTCCAGCTTTGTACGCAAAACTACTGAAAAGATTGGCACACTTCATATAAGCCCTGACACTAGAGGGAGGCAGGAAGCAAAGGATGAGGAACAGCTGCCGGAATTGACTGTTAATCTGGTAGCACCTccacaggaagagaaaga GTTAGAACCACAGATCTGCCAGCTTCCAGAGGAAGACCATCTGAGAGATCTCAAGGCTGCAACAGCAGAAGCTAT AGCCAGACTCCAGGATCCCCTGGTTTTGTTAGAACCACAGCGTATGAGAAGGGTTTTACAGGAATGGCTTGGCTTTCTGGAAGAGAAGTTTGGCAGCAAAGAGCATCCTGCTTCCCCTGTTAAGGAAAGCAAGACTCAGTGTGCTGAAGAAGACAGGGCAGTCCTGGAGGAAAACCTGCAACTGATTCCAGCTGATGGAGACCTAGCAGACAAACAACAGAGTGGTATCTTGGAAGACtgcactgaaaagcaaaatacgGATGAAACTTGTGTAAGCAAAGCCATGTGTGAAAATAGTACTGATGTGAAGGGACCTTTGGACTGCTGCTTTCAAGTGTTTCCTCCATGTGTCATAGAACCAAATGTTCAGAAAGATCTTGTTGAGTTGGCCACACTGTGTTTTGAGCTGCGTGTATTTTCTTGTGGAAGTGTTGAGACGGAAGAAAGCTCTGATGGAAGTCTGCCCCTAGCAGCTTTGTGGACCTTGGCTTGTGGGTTTATGCGAAGCTACTTCTTTCTTTTGGATTTAAAAAGGCTAAAGCGATGTATTATAACCATGTATGCAAACAGCCCTAATGTATGGGAAACATACATCGCAGGATTGAAAG AACTAACTTGTCACAGTCCAGTGGCTTTAGCAATGGAAAATGAAGATATGTTGAAAATACTGAGGCAGCTGCATGACCTGGGGCCTTGGGATGATAGCCCACTGTTACTCGTACATGCTCAAAG GCTTTATGAAAAATTCGGGGAACTAGCTCTTCGGCCCTTGATCAAGTTCCATCCTTCTATTTTGCCTTCTGATATCAAACAGCTTTGCAGGAACGATCCTGCTCACTTTCTAGCATATTTAGATAGTCTGGTGAAATCAAAGCCAGAGGATAAAAG gtCATCTCTCCTTAGATCTCTTCTGCAGCCTGAATCTGTACGACTGGATTGGTTGCGTTTGGCAGTTTCTCATGATGCGCCACAAAGAATGAATActttggatgcagaaggaaatcCCAG GCCACGATCGCATTTGTTTACTTGGGGCTACAGCCAGCTCATTCTGCTTTTGATTAAACTCCCAGCTGATTTTGTTACAAAAGAGAAGATGGCTGACATCTGTAAATCACATGG ATTTTGGCCTGGatatctttttctctgtctggAGCTTGATAGAAGAATAGAAGCCTTCACCAGTATTGCTCATTTGGATGATTTGAACCTGTTGAATGGAGAAGATG GTTCCATGCCAGAGACCATAGAAGAATGGAAGTTTCTTCTGCATCTTGCACAAAATCACAGCACAGCTTTCTGCCACTGTGGCCCACAGAATGGGAATGCTGTCAGCAATGGTGGCCCGAGCTGCCCGGACTGCATCACTGTGGAGAATGTAGCTCTCTTGCTGGCAAAGGCCATTGGCCCAAATCGTGCCTTGCCGCTCCTGCAGGACTGTGGCTTGACACTAGAATTGTCTGAGAGATTTACTGATGTCTGTGAGATACtgagaattgctgagaaaagGCAAAG AGCACTGATTCAGTCCATGTTGGAAAGGTGTGACCGATTTTTGTGGTCTCAGCAAGCATAG